Proteins encoded together in one Bacteroides ovatus window:
- a CDS encoding HEPN domain-containing protein yields MKRSIKRLPKRTQEELAVLQELILSNLSKVRMIILYGSYARGKYVIWDETFDGYGSTYYQSDLDILVICDTKDATNAERHAREVIVPKYDKRMEGKRRPAPPSIIVENPTTINRAMRRKHYFFYEIIKDGILLYDDGTFQIGKPEKLPFREIKQYAEEEYAECFDMGECFLDSGHTAYKNGNFKYGSFLLHQACERFYKTFTLVYSGFRPKSHELKVLGAMVKSCSREFANVFPTHTFEDNKAFDKLCRAYVEARYNRLFTVSKEQYEYMLAQTEVLHEVTIRECAARMAYYDEMIEKEEKDKM; encoded by the coding sequence ATGAAAAGATCAATAAAACGTCTACCCAAACGCACGCAAGAAGAGCTGGCGGTGCTGCAAGAACTGATATTGTCGAATCTTTCGAAAGTGCGTATGATTATCCTGTATGGAAGTTATGCACGAGGAAAATATGTCATCTGGGATGAAACATTCGACGGGTACGGGAGTACTTACTACCAAAGTGATTTGGATATTCTGGTGATATGTGATACGAAAGATGCTACTAATGCAGAGAGACATGCGCGCGAAGTTATCGTCCCCAAATATGATAAAAGAATGGAAGGAAAGCGGCGTCCGGCTCCCCCTAGTATTATTGTAGAAAATCCGACGACCATTAATCGGGCTATGAGAAGGAAGCATTATTTCTTCTATGAGATTATAAAAGATGGTATTCTGTTGTATGACGATGGTACGTTTCAGATTGGCAAACCGGAGAAATTGCCGTTTCGGGAAATTAAGCAATATGCGGAAGAAGAATATGCAGAATGCTTCGACATGGGAGAATGTTTCCTAGATTCAGGACACACTGCTTACAAAAATGGTAATTTTAAATACGGTTCTTTCTTATTACATCAAGCCTGCGAGCGTTTCTACAAAACATTTACGCTTGTGTATAGCGGCTTTCGCCCTAAATCTCATGAATTGAAAGTGTTGGGAGCGATGGTTAAAAGCTGTTCACGAGAATTCGCAAATGTATTTCCAACCCATACTTTCGAAGATAATAAAGCCTTTGATAAATTATGCAGAGCATATGTCGAAGCGCGATATAACCGACTATTCACCGTTAGCAAAGAGCAATATGAGTATATGCTGGCACAAACAGAGGTGCTACACGAAGTTACTATTCGGGAATGTGCCGCACGCATGGCATATTACGATGAGATGATAGAAAAAGAAGAGAAAGACAAGATGTAA
- a CDS encoding metallophosphoesterase family protein, with the protein MNKILFVLLSLLISLQSYSQEQNEKEVSFLLLGDIHYDLLEDHDMEWLSTKPDDLRQVTKEYSVFTKNTWPEFSRIISGQVQKHQPSIKAVLQMGDLSEGLAGSPQKAIQMANSAFKAVNKMNLKVPFIMTKGNHDITGPGAKEAFEKVYLPNMARLAGHPSLQSANYTTTLDDVLFVCYDPWDRNPEGLQQLEKSLAGSKATYKFVMLHEPVIPVNERCWHVFRQDNAKREQLLQIIASQQAIVLCAHLHLYSVVCRDTPWGPIVQILVNSVIKDKNMLVPKNVVADYGPEFVTAHPQWQPSTLQQRMEWIDKETPHIRFFKQMDLPGYGILSIDKENNKMQLEYYAAFGEKPYDTVNISELLTSN; encoded by the coding sequence ATGAATAAAATATTATTTGTCCTTTTATCGCTTTTGATTTCTCTGCAATCATACTCCCAAGAGCAAAATGAAAAAGAAGTTTCATTTCTCTTGTTGGGAGATATACACTATGATTTATTGGAAGATCACGATATGGAATGGTTATCCACCAAACCGGATGATCTGCGCCAAGTTACCAAAGAATATTCAGTATTCACGAAAAATACATGGCCGGAATTCTCCCGGATAATCAGCGGGCAAGTTCAAAAACACCAGCCGTCAATAAAAGCCGTTCTGCAAATGGGGGACTTGTCAGAAGGATTGGCCGGTTCTCCACAAAAAGCAATACAGATGGCTAACAGTGCCTTTAAAGCTGTCAACAAAATGAATCTGAAAGTACCTTTCATTATGACTAAAGGTAATCATGATATCACAGGGCCAGGGGCTAAAGAAGCTTTTGAAAAAGTATACTTACCCAATATGGCAAGATTGGCAGGACATCCATCCTTACAGTCAGCCAATTACACTACTACTCTTGATGATGTATTATTTGTGTGTTATGATCCATGGGATCGGAATCCGGAAGGGCTACAACAATTAGAAAAGTCACTAGCCGGTTCGAAGGCAACTTACAAGTTTGTCATGTTACACGAGCCTGTGATTCCGGTAAACGAAAGATGCTGGCATGTATTCCGACAAGATAATGCCAAGAGGGAACAATTGCTGCAAATCATTGCCAGTCAACAAGCAATCGTGCTCTGTGCACATCTGCATCTATACTCCGTTGTCTGTCGGGACACTCCTTGGGGACCTATCGTTCAGATTCTCGTCAACAGTGTCATCAAAGATAAAAATATGCTGGTTCCGAAAAATGTAGTTGCAGACTATGGTCCTGAATTTGTAACGGCACACCCACAATGGCAACCTTCTACTCTACAACAGCGTATGGAATGGATTGATAAAGAAACTCCCCATATCCGTTTTTTCAAACAAATGGATTTACCGGGCTACGGCATCCTTTCTATTGACAAAGAAAACAACAAGATGCAATTAGAATATTATGCCGCATTTGGAGAAAAGCCATACGATACAGTCAACATATCCGAATTACTTACTTCTAATTAA
- a CDS encoding AAA family ATPase — MEKYIAPDRKRIPYGMMNFAVIRRDDCYYVDKTRFIPMIEEADKFFFFIRPRRFGKSLTVNMLQHYYDILAKDKFDALFGDLYIGKHPTRDRNSYLVLYLNFSGIVGELHNYRKGLDAHCQTMFDYFCDIYADYLPKGIKEELDKKEGAVEQFEYLFTECNKTNQRIYLFIDEYDHFTNAILSDIESLHRYTDETHGEGYLRAFFNKIKAGTYSSIERCFITGVSPVTMDDLTSGFNIGTNYSLTPEFNEMIGFTEEEVRQMLTYYSTTSPFNHSVDELIEIMKPWYDNYCFAEECYGETTMYNSNMVLYFVKNYIQRGKAPRDMVEDNIRIDYEKLRMLIRKDKEFAHDASIIQTLVSEGYVTGELKKGFPAVNITNPDNFVSLLYYFGMLTISGTYKGKTKLTIPNQVVREQIYTYLLSTYNEAELNFSSYEKNELASALAYDGDWKAYFGYIADCLKRYTSQRDKQKGEFFVHGFTLAMTAQNRFYRPISEQDTQAGYVDIFLCPLLDIYSDMKHSYIVELKYAKYKDPENRVEELRLEAIDQANRYADTDTVKRAVGTTQLHKIVVVYKGMDMPICEEI; from the coding sequence ATGGAAAAATATATAGCACCGGACAGGAAACGTATCCCATACGGCATGATGAACTTTGCAGTAATCCGCCGCGACGACTGTTATTATGTAGACAAAACCCGGTTTATACCCATGATAGAAGAGGCGGACAAGTTTTTCTTCTTTATTCGTCCGCGCCGTTTCGGCAAAAGCCTCACAGTAAATATGTTGCAGCACTATTATGATATACTTGCCAAGGATAAGTTCGATGCCCTGTTTGGCGACCTTTACATCGGAAAGCACCCTACGCGCGATCGGAACAGCTATCTGGTACTATACCTCAACTTCTCCGGAATAGTAGGCGAACTACACAACTATCGCAAAGGACTGGATGCGCATTGCCAAACAATGTTCGACTATTTCTGTGATATTTACGCCGACTATCTCCCCAAAGGCATCAAGGAAGAACTCGACAAAAAAGAAGGAGCTGTCGAACAATTTGAATACCTATTCACAGAATGTAATAAGACCAACCAACGTATTTACCTTTTTATTGACGAATACGACCATTTCACCAATGCCATCCTCTCGGATATAGAAAGCCTGCACCGCTATACGGACGAAACACATGGCGAAGGTTATCTGCGCGCCTTCTTCAATAAAATTAAAGCTGGAACTTATTCCAGTATCGAGCGTTGTTTCATTACCGGTGTAAGCCCCGTGACAATGGACGACCTCACAAGCGGTTTCAACATCGGAACCAACTACTCGCTCACGCCGGAATTCAACGAGATGATAGGTTTCACGGAAGAAGAAGTGCGCCAAATGCTCACTTACTATTCTACCACCAGTCCATTCAACCACAGTGTGGACGAATTGATAGAAATAATGAAACCCTGGTATGACAACTACTGCTTTGCGGAAGAATGTTATGGCGAAACCACCATGTACAACTCAAATATGGTGCTCTACTTCGTCAAGAATTATATTCAACGAGGCAAAGCCCCCCGGGATATGGTAGAAGACAATATCCGTATCGATTACGAAAAATTACGTATGCTCATCCGGAAGGACAAAGAGTTTGCCCATGATGCTTCCATCATACAAACATTGGTGAGCGAAGGCTACGTCACCGGAGAACTGAAAAAAGGTTTTCCTGCCGTCAATATTACCAACCCCGACAACTTTGTGAGCCTGCTCTACTATTTCGGTATGCTCACCATTAGTGGCACGTATAAAGGAAAGACCAAACTCACCATTCCTAATCAGGTAGTCCGCGAACAAATCTACACTTATCTGCTAAGTACCTATAACGAAGCCGAACTCAATTTCAGTAGTTACGAAAAGAACGAACTTGCCAGCGCTCTTGCCTACGATGGCGACTGGAAAGCCTATTTCGGTTATATTGCTGACTGCCTGAAACGCTACACCTCCCAGCGTGACAAGCAGAAAGGTGAATTTTTTGTCCACGGCTTTACGCTTGCCATGACGGCACAAAACCGTTTCTACCGTCCCATTTCCGAACAGGACACACAGGCAGGCTATGTCGACATTTTCCTCTGTCCGCTACTGGATATCTATTCAGACATGAAGCACAGCTACATTGTGGAACTGAAATATGCCAAGTATAAAGACCCTGAAAACCGCGTGGAAGAACTGCGACTGGAAGCTATTGACCAAGCCAATCGCTATGCTGACACTGATACGGTGAAAAGAGCAGTAGGCACTACACAGCTTCATAAGATTGTGGTTGTGTACAAAGGAATGGATATGCCGATATGCGAAGAGATTTAA
- a CDS encoding GH92 family glycosyl hydrolase, with product MYKRKFIPLVLLMILIVNGCSNKQEVVLTPVDYVNPYMGNISHLLVPTYPTVHLPNSMLRIYPERADYTSDKIKGLPVIVTSHRGKSAFSLSFYQGAESGLQPVYYYCYDNEVIKPYSYSSYFEEEEVSTKFAPSHQAGIYELSFRKNNAPYLILSTTNGELKTTENTISGYQNIDHQTKVYVYMETSALPEKTMTVSKEEINHSHTAIKGKNVGIALLYSTDIKTIKVRYGISFIDEKQAKANLQREIKDYDVENQMNIAKNIWNQTLNKIKVEGIDENAKAIFYTSLYRTYERMICLSEDNRYYSAFDNSIHKDSVPFYTDDWIWDTYRAVHPLRVIIEPQMEADMIQSFIRMAQQMEHNWMPTFPEVTGDSRRMNSNHGVATVIDSYIKGIRNFDLSAAYEACKLGITEKTLAPWSGIKGGEITKFYWENGYLPALAPGEQETADEVHPFEKRQPVAVTLGTSYDEWCLAQIAKQLGYEKDYNYFLQGSKNYRNIFNPETKFFHPKNAKGEFIEPFDYATAGGLGAREAYGENNGWIYRWDVPHNIADLIELMGGKEAFRNNLETMYNTPLGEAKYVFYAQLPDHTGNVGQFSMANEPSMHIPYLYNYIGEPWRTQKRVRTLLDEWFRNDLMGLPGDEDGGGMSAFVVFSMLGFYPITPGLPIYVIGTPMFERAVIETGAGKSFEVIAHNYSPTNKYIQSAKLNGKDWNQSWFEHKELMNGGKLEFTMGNTPNKNWAADSVPPSFEMNK from the coding sequence ATGTACAAGAGAAAATTCATTCCGTTAGTACTGTTAATGATTTTAATCGTCAATGGATGCAGCAACAAGCAAGAGGTAGTGTTAACTCCGGTTGACTATGTAAATCCCTATATGGGGAATATCAGTCATTTGTTAGTTCCTACTTACCCAACTGTCCATCTTCCCAATAGTATGCTCCGCATCTATCCGGAAAGAGCAGATTACACCTCTGATAAAATAAAAGGCTTACCGGTCATTGTCACCTCGCATCGGGGAAAGTCTGCATTCAGCCTGTCTTTCTATCAGGGAGCAGAGAGCGGATTACAACCGGTATATTACTATTGTTATGATAATGAAGTGATAAAACCCTATTCCTATTCTTCCTATTTTGAAGAAGAAGAGGTTTCCACTAAATTCGCTCCTTCCCACCAGGCAGGAATCTATGAACTAAGTTTCCGGAAAAACAATGCTCCATATTTAATACTTAGTACCACCAATGGTGAGCTTAAAACTACGGAGAATACCATTTCCGGTTATCAGAACATAGATCATCAAACCAAAGTATATGTTTATATGGAGACTTCCGCACTGCCGGAAAAAACGATGACTGTCAGCAAAGAAGAAATAAATCACAGCCACACTGCCATAAAAGGCAAGAACGTGGGTATCGCTCTCTTATATTCAACAGATATAAAAACAATCAAAGTTCGCTACGGTATTTCCTTCATTGATGAAAAGCAAGCAAAAGCCAACCTACAGCGGGAAATAAAAGATTATGATGTGGAAAACCAGATGAACATTGCCAAAAACATCTGGAATCAAACATTAAATAAAATCAAAGTGGAAGGAATAGACGAAAATGCAAAAGCAATATTCTATACTTCCCTCTACCGGACTTACGAACGGATGATTTGCCTTTCGGAAGACAACCGCTATTACAGTGCTTTCGACAATAGTATCCACAAAGATTCTGTCCCATTTTATACCGACGATTGGATTTGGGACACGTATAGAGCAGTCCACCCCTTACGTGTTATCATCGAACCACAAATGGAAGCTGACATGATTCAGTCTTTTATCAGAATGGCACAGCAAATGGAACATAACTGGATGCCTACATTTCCTGAAGTTACGGGAGACAGCCGTAGAATGAATTCCAATCACGGTGTAGCCACTGTTATTGATTCATATATAAAAGGAATCCGTAACTTTGATTTATCAGCTGCTTACGAAGCCTGCAAACTTGGTATTACAGAAAAAACGTTAGCCCCGTGGTCAGGCATAAAGGGAGGTGAAATCACAAAATTCTATTGGGAAAACGGATATTTACCGGCATTGGCACCGGGAGAACAAGAAACAGCTGACGAAGTACACCCATTTGAAAAACGCCAACCGGTAGCCGTCACTCTAGGTACGTCTTACGATGAATGGTGTCTGGCACAAATAGCCAAACAACTTGGGTATGAGAAAGACTATAACTACTTTCTACAAGGGAGTAAAAACTATCGGAATATTTTCAATCCTGAAACAAAATTCTTCCATCCCAAAAATGCAAAAGGCGAATTCATAGAACCCTTTGATTATGCCACTGCCGGTGGATTAGGTGCTCGTGAAGCATACGGCGAGAATAACGGTTGGATATACCGATGGGATGTTCCCCATAATATTGCTGATTTAATTGAACTGATGGGAGGGAAAGAAGCATTCAGAAATAATCTTGAAACGATGTATAACACCCCATTGGGCGAAGCCAAATATGTATTTTATGCACAATTACCGGATCATACGGGTAATGTAGGTCAATTTTCAATGGCTAATGAACCCAGTATGCACATTCCTTATCTGTACAACTATATAGGAGAGCCCTGGAGAACTCAAAAAAGAGTAAGGACATTGCTCGATGAATGGTTTAGAAATGACCTGATGGGACTCCCGGGCGACGAAGATGGCGGAGGAATGTCAGCATTTGTAGTCTTCTCCATGCTAGGTTTCTATCCTATTACTCCTGGTTTGCCTATTTATGTCATCGGAACTCCTATGTTCGAAAGAGCAGTTATTGAAACAGGAGCCGGCAAATCATTCGAAGTCATTGCACACAACTATTCGCCGACAAATAAATATATCCAATCAGCCAAATTAAATGGCAAAGATTGGAACCAGTCCTGGTTCGAACATAAAGAACTGATGAATGGCGGCAAACTGGAATTTACAATGGGAAACACTCCCAATAAGAATTGGGCGGCAGACAGTGTGCCCCCTTCTTTTGAAATGAATAAATAA
- a CDS encoding alkaline phosphatase has protein sequence MNVKFKAHLFIFSLFFCYNLSAQEIVKGDFKNENPQSSYVPSFDMDATDKPVKNVILMIGDGMGLAHICSGMYANQGQLTITNLKTCGFVRTQSANKFTTDSAASGTAYSTGKKTKNGALGMDENNQVIPNLPEKLSGYGYISGIVTTDNLDGATPAAFFAHQPERGMSKEIWADLPNSKLTFFSAGSYELFEKQAPNVQKEIKKEFTIIEEPNDKAIKKSKKLGYLPTKSKTASVNENRGDFLPSTTQMAIDYLSSRSTNGFFLMVEGARIDKSAHSNDYSAVVREVLDFDKAVEAAIRFAEKDGNTLVIISADHETGALALRDGNIKEGKMKAMFVSKGHTPIMVPLFAYGPQSKLFGGVQENSDVSNKILQLLAK, from the coding sequence ATGAATGTAAAATTTAAAGCTCATTTATTTATTTTCTCCTTATTCTTTTGCTATAATCTATCAGCACAAGAAATCGTCAAAGGAGATTTTAAGAACGAAAATCCACAAAGTTCGTATGTTCCTTCATTTGACATGGATGCTACCGACAAACCGGTGAAGAATGTCATCTTAATGATAGGTGACGGCATGGGACTGGCGCATATCTGTTCAGGAATGTATGCCAATCAAGGACAGCTTACTATCACTAATTTAAAAACATGCGGTTTCGTCAGAACGCAATCTGCCAACAAGTTTACAACAGATTCAGCTGCTTCCGGAACTGCTTACTCAACCGGAAAAAAAACTAAAAACGGAGCGCTCGGAATGGATGAAAATAACCAAGTTATTCCAAACTTACCGGAGAAGTTATCCGGCTATGGCTACATTTCAGGAATCGTTACCACTGACAATCTCGACGGAGCTACTCCTGCTGCTTTCTTTGCTCACCAACCGGAACGTGGAATGTCTAAAGAAATTTGGGCAGATCTTCCTAACAGTAAGCTGACATTCTTTTCTGCCGGTAGTTATGAACTATTTGAAAAACAAGCACCAAACGTTCAAAAGGAAATCAAAAAAGAGTTTACCATCATAGAGGAACCGAATGACAAAGCTATCAAGAAATCTAAAAAACTGGGATACTTACCCACAAAGAGCAAAACAGCTTCTGTAAACGAAAACCGGGGAGATTTCCTTCCGTCTACCACCCAAATGGCTATTGACTATCTTTCGAGCAGGAGTACTAACGGTTTCTTCTTAATGGTAGAAGGTGCCCGAATAGATAAAAGTGCGCACAGCAATGATTATTCGGCAGTTGTCCGTGAAGTATTGGACTTTGATAAGGCGGTAGAAGCTGCCATCAGATTTGCAGAAAAAGATGGAAATACATTAGTGATTATTTCAGCTGATCATGAAACCGGAGCATTAGCTTTACGTGACGGAAACATAAAAGAAGGCAAAATGAAAGCAATGTTTGTATCTAAAGGACATACACCAATCATGGTTCCACTGTTTGCATACGGTCCACAATCCAAGCTTTTTGGCGGTGTTCAGGAAAACAGCGATGTTAGTAATAAAATTCTCCAATTACTCGCTAAATAA
- a CDS encoding DMT family transporter codes for MELKHGYYHLIAILVVAIWGLTFISTKVLINHGLTPQEIFFYRFLIAYLGIWVISPKRLFTSNWKDELWLMAGGFFGGSLYFFTENTALGITQASNVAFIICTAPLLTTILSLLFYKSEKATKGLIYGSILALIGVGLVVFNGSFVLKLSPVGDLLTLLAALSWAFYSLVIKKMTGRYPTVFITRKIFFYGVLTILPAFLLHPLQPDFDVLLKPVVLSNLLFLAVLASLVCYVLWNVVLKQLGTVRASNYIYLNPLVTMVASVIILHEKITWITLLGAGCIIFGVYQAEKK; via the coding sequence ATGGAATTGAAGCATGGATATTACCATCTGATTGCGATACTTGTAGTTGCTATCTGGGGATTGACTTTCATATCAACCAAAGTATTGATTAATCACGGACTGACCCCACAGGAGATATTCTTCTATCGTTTTCTTATTGCCTATCTGGGCATTTGGGTGATTTCTCCCAAACGTCTGTTTACGAGTAATTGGAAAGACGAACTTTGGTTGATGGCAGGAGGTTTTTTCGGTGGTTCACTCTATTTCTTTACAGAGAATACAGCTTTGGGAATTACGCAAGCATCCAATGTCGCTTTCATCATTTGCACAGCTCCCTTGCTTACTACCATTCTTTCCCTTCTCTTTTATAAGAGTGAAAAAGCCACCAAAGGTTTGATTTATGGTTCCATATTAGCTTTAATTGGGGTGGGACTGGTGGTCTTCAACGGTAGTTTTGTACTCAAATTATCTCCAGTAGGGGATTTGCTCACTTTACTTGCCGCCCTGTCGTGGGCATTTTATAGTTTGGTGATAAAGAAAATGACAGGGCGTTACCCCACTGTATTTATCACCCGCAAAATATTCTTTTATGGAGTATTGACCATACTTCCCGCCTTTCTTCTTCATCCGCTGCAACCGGATTTCGATGTACTTTTAAAACCGGTTGTATTATCCAATCTCTTATTTTTGGCCGTTTTGGCATCCTTGGTTTGTTATGTCCTCTGGAATGTGGTATTGAAACAGTTGGGAACCGTTAGAGCCTCCAATTATATCTATCTCAATCCGTTGGTAACAATGGTGGCATCCGTAATCATTCTCCACGAAAAAATCACGTGGATTACATTATTGGGAGCAGGTTGCATTATTTTTGGAGTTTATCAGGCAGAGAAAAAATAA
- a CDS encoding family 78 glycoside hydrolase catalytic domain → MKMNLHCFANLIPIMIFALFSNSGLINATEVGKRTDALEASAWNESKWISAVNAPVVKGHNNGRAADGASWFVSTVKNEQKIVSAKWMTAGLGVYELYVNGKPVGGEFLKPGFTHYAKTKRSFTYDITDIIRTKPNAENMLSVQVTPGWWGDKIITPGGYDGMIGKKCAFRGVLELTFSDGSKKRYGTDLKNWKAGIAGPVKHAGIFDGEEYDAREPMGYECVDKLSTPEENTEFSGDILPSDGAEVYLRTDLALAPVKAYVWKNVEGAKENEFGKVIIAREFASGTEMTVSPGETLVVDFGQNCAGVPSFVFKAAEGTVLTCLPAELLNDGNGAKIRGMDGPEGSCHRENLRIPHTSIRLDYTFAGGDNYVAYYPHCTFFGYRYVSITATGNVAIKSLKSIPVTSIAKELETGTITTGNDLVNKLISNTYWGQLSNYLSIPTDCPQRDERLGWTADTQVFAETGTFFANTMKFFHKWMRDMRDTQNSLGGFPGVAPLAQYGDEKMRLGWADAGIIVPWTVWKQFGDTQIIEESWNAMDLFMNHINDTKYNHETLCGENGNYQWADWLSYEPLESCSGLAFSPQGPLPDAVSYWNYLSASYWVIDAFMMRDMAAATGRDAAKYQQMADSAKAYIKENFLNEDGTFKTAILNTMQTPALFALKNQLVEGEAKAKMIDRLRENFAQHDLCLQTGFLGTSILMPTLTENGMEDIAYELLFQRKNPSWLYSVDNGATTIWERWNSYMIDKGMGPRGMNSFNHYAYGCVCEWIWETVAGIAADPATPGFKHIIMKPIPDKRLGHVTAEYRSTAGLIKSAWKYEGDTWIWEFTIPKGVTATVTLPGEVKSKDYGSGTYKVTK, encoded by the coding sequence ATGAAAATGAATCTTCATTGTTTTGCGAATCTTATCCCGATAATGATTTTCGCGCTTTTCTCGAATAGCGGACTGATAAACGCAACCGAAGTCGGAAAACGTACTGACGCATTGGAAGCATCAGCCTGGAACGAATCCAAATGGATTTCCGCAGTAAACGCCCCTGTAGTGAAAGGACATAACAACGGTCGCGCAGCCGATGGAGCGAGTTGGTTCGTGTCCACCGTGAAAAACGAACAGAAAATTGTCTCTGCCAAGTGGATGACCGCTGGACTGGGAGTTTACGAGTTGTATGTGAATGGGAAACCCGTAGGCGGGGAATTTCTGAAACCGGGCTTCACACACTATGCCAAGACCAAACGTTCTTTCACCTATGATATTACAGACATCATCCGTACCAAGCCAAACGCCGAGAACATGCTTTCCGTACAGGTGACGCCGGGATGGTGGGGTGACAAAATCATAACCCCCGGAGGATATGACGGCATGATAGGCAAGAAATGTGCCTTCCGTGGTGTACTGGAACTGACTTTTTCTGACGGAAGCAAAAAGCGTTACGGTACTGACCTTAAAAACTGGAAAGCCGGAATTGCCGGCCCGGTGAAACATGCCGGTATCTTTGACGGAGAAGAGTACGATGCACGCGAGCCGATGGGCTACGAATGTGTGGACAAACTTTCCACCCCCGAAGAGAATACAGAATTCTCCGGCGACATCCTGCCTTCGGACGGAGCGGAAGTCTATCTGCGTACTGATCTCGCCCTCGCTCCTGTCAAAGCATACGTTTGGAAGAATGTAGAAGGAGCAAAGGAGAATGAGTTCGGTAAGGTAATTATCGCCCGTGAGTTCGCATCGGGTACGGAGATGACCGTAAGTCCGGGAGAGACGTTAGTGGTGGACTTCGGACAAAATTGTGCCGGCGTACCCTCTTTCGTATTCAAAGCCGCCGAGGGAACGGTGCTGACCTGCCTTCCTGCAGAGCTGCTCAATGATGGCAACGGTGCCAAGATTCGTGGCATGGACGGTCCGGAAGGAAGCTGCCATCGCGAAAACCTGCGCATCCCCCACACCAGCATCCGTCTGGATTACACCTTTGCTGGCGGAGATAACTATGTGGCCTATTATCCTCACTGCACCTTCTTCGGTTACCGCTATGTCTCCATAACTGCCACCGGGAATGTTGCCATCAAGTCGTTGAAGTCCATCCCCGTTACTTCCATCGCAAAGGAACTGGAGACCGGCACTATCACCACAGGCAACGACCTTGTGAACAAGCTCATCTCCAACACTTATTGGGGACAGCTATCCAACTACCTGTCTATACCCACCGACTGTCCGCAGCGTGACGAGCGTCTGGGCTGGACAGCAGACACACAAGTGTTTGCAGAAACCGGTACGTTCTTTGCTAACACCATGAAGTTTTTCCATAAGTGGATGCGTGACATGCGCGACACTCAAAACAGTTTGGGTGGATTCCCCGGAGTGGCTCCCTTGGCACAATACGGTGATGAGAAAATGCGTTTGGGTTGGGCCGATGCCGGAATCATTGTGCCCTGGACGGTATGGAAGCAATTCGGTGACACGCAAATTATTGAAGAGAGCTGGAACGCCATGGACCTGTTTATGAACCACATCAACGACACCAAGTATAATCACGAGACTCTCTGCGGTGAGAACGGCAACTACCAATGGGCTGACTGGTTGAGCTACGAACCACTGGAAAGTTGTAGCGGACTCGCTTTCTCTCCCCAAGGCCCGCTTCCTGATGCCGTCAGCTATTGGAACTATTTGAGCGCTTCTTACTGGGTGATAGATGCTTTCATGATGCGGGATATGGCTGCCGCCACTGGTCGCGATGCCGCCAAGTACCAGCAAATGGCCGATTCGGCAAAGGCATACATCAAAGAGAACTTCCTCAACGAGGACGGCACTTTCAAAACCGCCATCCTCAACACCATGCAAACTCCTGCCTTATTTGCCCTAAAGAACCAGCTTGTGGAAGGCGAAGCCAAAGCGAAGATGATAGACCGCCTGCGCGAAAACTTTGCACAACACGATCTTTGCTTGCAGACCGGATTTCTGGGCACATCTATCCTCATGCCCACCCTCACGGAAAATGGCATGGAAGACATTGCCTATGAACTCCTCTTCCAACGTAAGAACCCAAGTTGGCTGTATTCTGTGGACAACGGAGCCACCACCATCTGGGAACGGTGGAACAGTTATATGATAGACAAGGGAATGGGACCGCGCGGCATGAACAGCTTCAATCATTATGCCTACGGATGTGTATGTGAATGGATTTGGGAAACCGTTGCCGGCATCGCAGCCGATCCTGCCACTCCCGGCTTTAAGCATATCATCATGAAGCCCATTCCAGACAAGCGACTGGGACATGTGACTGCCGAATACCGTTCCACCGCCGGACTCATCAAGAGTGCCTGGAAATACGAAGGTGACACTTGGATTTGGGAATTCACCATTCCTAAGGGTGTTACCGCTACCGTAACCCTTCCCGGAGAGGTGAAGTCAAAGGACTATGGAAGTGGAACTTACAAAGTGACCAAATAA